The DNA region AATCTTTTGTATTGATGACAGCCCTACAATATTGAATACTATTAAAAGTTATTTAGATGAGCAAATATTTTCTGTTGTGGGAGTCACCGATTCTTTAAAGGCTTTAATGCAGATTGTTCACACTAAACCCGACATCATTTTGTTGGATATTTCAATGCCTAATTTGGATGGGTATGAACTCTGCTCTTTGCTGCGTAAACACTCAAATTTTAAAAATACACCTGTGATTATGGTGTCAGAAAAATTAGGGTTTCTAGATAGAGCTAAAGCTAAGATAGTAAGAGCATCAGGTTATTTAACTAAGCCTTTTACACAAGGAGATTTACTAAAAATAATATTTAAACATATTGTTTAAATTCCTGGTATAAAAAACAAATCTACAGAAATTAGGGTATTTCTTGAAGATTTAAGGTTTAGTATTAACTGAATTACTCCTATTTTAGTTAGAGAATATTGTCTGAATGAATTTAAATTAGTTGGTCGTTATCTTACAGATATGGGTTAAATTTTTATTAAAACTACCAGTGCAAAAAAAGCTCTAGAAATAATCTTAGAAAAAACTCAAATTCGATTGTTACTGATGTAATCATACCGAGGATAAGTAGATATGAATTGTCTCGCTTCATCAAAATAAATTCGACTCACCGCTTATGGGCATTTGAAATTGAGCAATAAATCGCTCACTACGAACCTTTTTTTGCATAGAATTGATGACCTTAGTAGCTCTGAGGATGTGGTATTTCCCTTAGAATTTCCAAAAGCGATCGCTCCATAACTTCACTGACAACTTTATTACCTTCTAAGTTGAGGTGAATGTGGTCGTGATACAAAGCTTGCGGGTTGGTAATTGAATTGAATATCGGTAAAAAGTCTATATAGTTAATTTGTTGGAATTTAGTATAATTGTTCAAGCGCTGGCGTGCAATAATTTCGTAATCGCGGGGGCCTGGTTCACCAATTTCTCGCAGTAAGGGAGTCATGACTAGGAGAAATTGGCTGTTGGTTTGGCGATTCAGGGCTTGAATTTTGCCGATCGCTTCCAAATTAATCCCCACGCGATCGCCTGCTTCATTTTGCACTATTTCCATTTCAGGAATTGGCTGTTGCTTAACGATATAACGTTGCCACACTTCCACCAATGCTAAGGGAGGTTTACTATTGGGATAGTTGCGATCGCGTCCTACTGGTAAAGAAGTAGGAGCAGTAGCAAACAAATCATCGGTATTAATTAATAACACTACTGCTTGGGCGTTGAAATTGCTAAACTTCTGTAAATAAGCTAACTCGTTCCTTGGCCCCCAAGAGTTAGCTGAAGCATTCAGCACTTCTACTTCCTGATAACTATTATTAGTGGATGATGCCAGAGAACGCATCATCATTGTGGATATTGTATTAGTCTGATCTGTCCACCAGCCACCATTAGCAATAGAATCGCCTAACAGTAAAATTCGTAACCCAGAAGGTGCAGGTGTCTGCTTAAGCGGATTACCTCGCATAGAATACTGATTAATCTCAATGCGATTACCAAACCGACGGGTACGCTGGTTAGGAGCCAATAAATAACCAATCTGCTCATCGCCAATGTAAATCAGAGGATTACCAAAGCCAAAAAGCGATCGCAGTCCGATCTCGACTACCACAAACAATGCCACAACCACCACCAAAAATACGATCAACGCGACTTTCACCTAGTTACACCCTCTGATACTGAGTTACTTTTCAACGATAGTAACTGACGCATTGGGCATTGGATAGAGGCATGGAAGCGGGATGTACAAAGCAATATCGATCGGATAAGCAGGGGAAGCATAGGGAAAGCACTTGAAGAAAGGGTATTATTGTTCATCAATTCTTTTCTTTCCAGCGAACAGATCCCCCTGCTTCTTTCCACTCCGCAGGCATCTGATTAAGCGCATTAATATGTATTGGAACGTGTTCAATAAGCTTTAAAACAGCAATTGCATAGCTATTAACTGTCTATCTAATGGTTTGGCAAAAGTTTGATATATCTTGGCTATTTTTGTGTAAGAGTATAGCAGCGTTTTATAGTGATATAATTTTTTATTATAGTATTACAAGAATTACAATTGTCATCGTTTTATCAAGTTAGCAAAATTTGGGGACAGGCTAGGATGATTAAAATAGTCACACGCAAATATTTAGGAAAACAAAATGTCTAT from Nostoc commune NIES-4072 includes:
- a CDS encoding SGNH/GDSL hydrolase family protein, producing the protein MKVALIVFLVVVVALFVVVEIGLRSLFGFGNPLIYIGDEQIGYLLAPNQRTRRFGNRIEINQYSMRGNPLKQTPAPSGLRILLLGDSIANGGWWTDQTNTISTMMMRSLASSTNNSYQEVEVLNASANSWGPRNELAYLQKFSNFNAQAVVLLINTDDLFATAPTSLPVGRDRNYPNSKPPLALVEVWQRYIVKQQPIPEMEIVQNEAGDRVGINLEAIGKIQALNRQTNSQFLLVMTPLLREIGEPGPRDYEIIARQRLNNYTKFQQINYIDFLPIFNSITNPQALYHDHIHLNLEGNKVVSEVMERSLLEILREIPHPQSY